The following nucleotide sequence is from Nitrospira sp..
TCCCACGCGATCGATCAGGTGATCCTCTAAAACTCGGAGGAGCTTCGCCTGCACCTCCAGCGGCATCTCCCCGACTTCATCCAAAAACAGCGTTCCCTCATGGGCGAGTTCAAACCGACCCTGATGCCGCTGGACCGCCCCCGTGAAGGCCCCTCGCTCATGTCCAAATAATTCACTGTCCACGAGACCGCTCGGCAATGCCGCGCAATTGAGCCGCACAAACGGTTTGTGACGTCGCAGACTGCTTTCATGGATGGCGCGGGCGACCAACTCTTTTCCAGTACCGGTCTCTCCCGTGACTAACACCGTGGTGGAGGTGGCCGCCACGGCTTGAATTTGTGCCATCACTCTCTGCAGAGGCTCGCTCTTGCCGACCAACAATCCGAAGTTACTGTCTTGCTTGATCTCCTGAGTCAGATACGCATTGTGTTTCGCGAGCTGTCGGCTCATCTGGGCCAGTTGCTCGTAGGCTTGAACGTTTTCGATGGCCAAAGCGACCTGCGTCGCAATTTGACGCAAAAACTCCAACGTCTCGACCTCAGGTTCTCCTGACGCCACACTGCCGATATTGAGAGTCCCCAGGCAGGTCCCGCGCGCAACCAACGGAAGGTTCACCATCCGCCCGAGGCCTTCTTCGGCATACCATCGATCTTCAATGAACACTTGTTGATGCTGGAGATCGGGACGCACATGGACTTCGCGGTGTTCATACACCCACCCTACCGCACTGCCCGCACGCGGAATGATGGCGCCTCGCTGAAGCACGCGTTTCGGGACGGCAGTCTCTAGCGCGTGAAACCGAAACCCATCTTCATCCGGCACATACAGAAGGACTCCGGCCCGTTCCCACGGCACGACATCCTTGATCCGTTCCGTACAGGCTTGCCAGAGACTGTCCATCTCGCGCTGCGAGTTCAGCACATTGGACACTTCAAGCAGCGCGTGATACCGACGATGGATCATCATCACCAAATGCAATATGAACGGCGGTCCGTTGGAAGAGCAAGACAGGCAATTTTCCTGCCCAGAAGTTTGCCTCCTGCCTTGCGGACGACAACGTACGCATTTGTGGCGTCCACTGAACGATTAGGCCGGATGGGTTGTTCGGCAGGGATCCTGGGGGAGTTGTCGATATCGCGAGCGATCTTCTGATGTGCAACATTTCAGTGAGCGGCTCGTGCAGAATCGCACGCTCAGAGCACTTCAGGCGAACATGCCCCGACGGAGGCCTGTCATGGTTACATACATCCAGGTCCTGTTGATCCAGTGTGATGAAGTGGCGTCCGCACCAACGTCACCAGGGATTTGCGCGCCACCGATCTGTTCACGAGCCAACCGCGGTGTTGACAAGATTTCTGGCCACCGCCACACTGAACACATGGAACAGGCTTTTACGTGGATTGCTTCCTATGGATACGTGGCGATCTTCGGACTGCTGGTGTTGGGGATCGTGGGATTGCCTGTGCCGGATGAGGCCCTGCTCACCTTTGTCGGTTATCTGAATTCCCGCGGAGAGCTGACGCTCCCACTCTCGATGACATCGGCATTCCTGGGAAGTGCCTCCGGAATCAGTCTCAGCTATGCGCTGGGGCGGTTCGTGGGACCGCCCCTCCTGTCGAAGCTCAGCGGGCGGCTCCATCTGCATCCAGAGCACATCATCGTGACGCAGCGCTGGATGAAGCGCTGGGGGAAATACACGCTGCTCATCGCCTACTTTGTCCCGGGCGTGCGCCATCTCGCCGCGTTGATGAGTGGGATGTCGAACCTACCAGTGGGGACCTTTATCCGTTTCGCCTATACTGGCGCACTGCTTTGGTCCAGCACGTTTATCCTGATCGGATACTGGCTCGGAGAGGAATGGCCACACCTCTCTCCCACCTTGCACCGCACCCTTCTGTTCGTTGGATTGACCGTTGCCCTGCTCGTCGCTGCAGGGCTGGCCCTCGCGAGCATTCGCGCTCGGACGAGGTCCAAGCCGCTCGAGCTGCTCACCGATGTCAGAGTCAGCCCAGCCTATTCCACCGCCGACCCGGAACCATCAACGTGCGAGGCGAACGCCCTAGACGGCACGACCCGTGCTCATGTCACAGGCTCAGGTCCAGACCATGGCACATCAGCGCGAAACGATTGAAACCGGGAGATCAAGATGAACACAGCGAAGACACCCCATCTGCGAGTTTCACATCCCCTGGCAGTCATGCTGATGAGTCTCTGCGTCTCATCCTGTGGAGAGATCAATCCGGCCTATGTCCTCCCTAATATTTGCAAACAGATGGAGGACACGCCCTTCACAGCCGAGACGGCTCCAGATCCGAATGATCCCACCTATCCGAAGCTGGCTTTTGAAGACCAAGGAACGATCAAAGCGATGTATGGGTTCGGAACGGCGAAACTCGATTCCGGGAAACAGATCATCAAGGTTCAGCACAGTGTCCCGATTCCCGCCTATGCCAACCGGGCCACGGTCTTCCTCAATGGCTGGAAGCTCAACTATCTGGGCGGTGATCAGC
It contains:
- a CDS encoding DedA family protein, whose protein sequence is MEQAFTWIASYGYVAIFGLLVLGIVGLPVPDEALLTFVGYLNSRGELTLPLSMTSAFLGSASGISLSYALGRFVGPPLLSKLSGRLHLHPEHIIVTQRWMKRWGKYTLLIAYFVPGVRHLAALMSGMSNLPVGTFIRFAYTGALLWSSTFILIGYWLGEEWPHLSPTLHRTLLFVGLTVALLVAAGLALASIRARTRSKPLELLTDVRVSPAYSTADPEPSTCEANALDGTTRAHVTGSGPDHGTSARND
- a CDS encoding sigma 54-interacting transcriptional regulator, which translates into the protein MMIHRRYHALLEVSNVLNSQREMDSLWQACTERIKDVVPWERAGVLLYVPDEDGFRFHALETAVPKRVLQRGAIIPRAGSAVGWVYEHREVHVRPDLQHQQVFIEDRWYAEEGLGRMVNLPLVARGTCLGTLNIGSVASGEPEVETLEFLRQIATQVALAIENVQAYEQLAQMSRQLAKHNAYLTQEIKQDSNFGLLVGKSEPLQRVMAQIQAVAATSTTVLVTGETGTGKELVARAIHESSLRRHKPFVRLNCAALPSGLVDSELFGHERGAFTGAVQRHQGRFELAHEGTLFLDEVGEMPLEVQAKLLRVLEDHLIDRVGGARSVPVDVRLIAATNVDLAEAVEQKRFRADLYYRLKVFPIGLPSLRDRREDIPLLAQHFLQLCRVKLNRTGLTFSDRACARLSQYDWPGNIRELQNVIERAAILAPTQVVDIDERLVPSASRHTPNVTQPLTLYDAERGLILRVLEQAGWRIYGPLGAATRLGMNPSTLRSRMKKMDLSRPSALPSLNPFPLS